In Candidatus Desulfofervidus auxilii, one genomic interval encodes:
- a CDS encoding flagellin, with translation MSLVINHNMMAMNAARNLGATYGRLAKSTQRLSSGLRINSAADDAAGLAVREQMRADIAVLRQGIRNANDGISMIQTADGALSVIDEKLIRMKELAEQAATGLYTTAQKEIMNSEFQQMASEIDRIANATDFNGIKLLDGSQSSGGVTIHFGTGASATEDYYSVTIGKATSSALGVDTSNISISATANARTALMAIDSAISSKDKIRANLGAMQNRLEATVSNLTIQAENLQAAESQISDVDVATEMTEFVRNQVMAQAGVAMLAQANALPQMALTLLSI, from the coding sequence ATGTCACTAGTAATTAACCACAACATGATGGCCATGAATGCTGCCAGGAATTTGGGAGCAACTTATGGCCGATTAGCCAAGTCTACCCAAAGGCTTTCATCTGGTTTAAGGATTAACTCTGCTGCTGATGATGCTGCGGGATTGGCTGTAAGGGAACAAATGCGTGCTGATATTGCAGTATTAAGACAAGGCATCCGGAATGCCAATGATGGAATTTCTATGATTCAAACGGCTGATGGTGCACTTTCGGTGATTGACGAAAAATTAATAAGGATGAAGGAACTGGCAGAGCAGGCAGCAACTGGTTTGTACACCACTGCTCAGAAGGAAATTATGAACAGTGAATTCCAGCAGATGGCAAGTGAGATTGACAGAATTGCCAATGCCACAGACTTTAATGGAATTAAATTGCTTGATGGAAGCCAAAGTTCTGGCGGTGTAACCATTCACTTTGGGACAGGTGCTTCTGCTACTGAAGACTACTACTCAGTCACAATAGGTAAAGCAACATCTTCTGCCCTCGGCGTAGATACTTCTAATATAAGCATCAGCGCTACGGCTAATGCGCGGACTGCCCTGATGGCCATTGATTCAGCCATCAGCAGCAAGGATAAAATCAGGGCAAATCTTGGTGCAATGCAAAATAGATTAGAAGCTACTGTCTCAAACCTTACCATTCAGGCGGAAAACTTGCAGGCAGCAGAATCACAAATATCTGATGTGGATGTGGCCACTGAAATGACAGAATTTGTCAGGAATCAGGTCATGGCACAGGCAGGTGTGGCTATGTTGGCCCAGGCTAATGCCCTGCCCCAGATGGCACTGACACTTCTTAGTATTTAA
- a CDS encoding sigma-54 interaction domain-containing protein, producing MSQTYQFHNIIGKSEKILEIFEIIEKVARTDSTILITGETGTGKELIARAIHKCSPRKDRPFVPINCAAIPEQLLESEFFGYEKGAFTGAMRSRMGRIEFSNQGTLFLDEISSMSLELQAKLLRVIQEQEFERIGGLKTIKVDFRLISATNQDLKEKIKEGTFREDLFYRLNVIPINVPPLRERKSDIPILVNHFLKELREHNKTSVRGFSDKAMERLMQYHWPGNVRELKNLVERLSVLKQQGIIELDDIPSSMGISVIPQMKPLVDINIKKGISFHTQVAEFERRLLLEALEQASWVKEKAAKLLKLKRTTLIEKMKRREIPLQMSR from the coding sequence ATGAGTCAAACATATCAATTCCATAATATTATAGGAAAGAGTGAAAAGATATTAGAAATCTTTGAGATTATAGAAAAAGTAGCCAGGACAGATAGCACTATACTTATCACCGGTGAAACAGGCACTGGTAAAGAGCTTATAGCAAGGGCTATTCACAAGTGTAGTCCGAGGAAAGATAGACCTTTTGTTCCCATAAACTGCGCAGCTATTCCTGAACAACTTTTGGAATCAGAATTTTTTGGATATGAAAAGGGTGCTTTCACTGGTGCCATGAGGAGCCGCATGGGAAGAATTGAGTTTTCAAACCAAGGCACTCTTTTTTTGGACGAGATATCCAGCATGAGTCTTGAACTTCAAGCAAAACTCCTTAGAGTGATTCAAGAACAGGAATTTGAACGAATCGGAGGGTTAAAGACCATTAAAGTGGACTTTCGTCTCATTTCAGCCACCAATCAGGATTTAAAAGAAAAGATTAAAGAAGGAACATTCAGGGAAGACCTTTTTTACAGATTAAATGTAATTCCCATCAATGTGCCACCTTTAAGGGAGCGTAAATCAGATATACCTATATTGGTAAATCATTTTTTAAAGGAACTCAGAGAACATAACAAAACATCTGTAAGAGGGTTTAGTGATAAGGCCATGGAGAGGCTTATGCAATACCATTGGCCAGGCAATGTAAGGGAGTTAAAAAATTTAGTAGAAAGATTAAGTGTTTTAAAACAACAAGGTATTATTGAATTAGATGATATTCCCTCATCAATGGGAATTTCAGTAATTCCTCAGATGAAACCATTGGTGGATATAAATATAAAAAAGGGAATATCCTTTCATACCCAGGTAGCTGAATTTGAAAGGAGACTTTTACTTGAGGCATTGGAGCAAGCTAGTTGGGTTAAAGAAAAAGCAGCTAAATTATTGAAGTTGAAGAGGACAACATTGATTGAAAAGATGAAAAGAAGAGAGATTCCCTTACAGATGTCAAGATGA
- a CDS encoding tetratricopeptide repeat protein: MPIGEHNTSHSPEAGRLYNSGISFFKKNDYQSALNSLNQLTQTFPDSKYVASAYFHLALIYSKMKGYSSEAIAYFDLLNKYYPNSFYASLSYFYKGKLFYKKEKFKEAKEMFEKFIKCSPKSKELKEAKIFLAKTLFKMGWHRQAKKVFLEIEKKYPDFYIEDPEALYLMGENYFLLKKYKKAITCLFHVLNVYPQIKEKDVILARIADCYNYQGQKSASIKLFKLTEKLYPKTEGGLIAKIRLLEKADTVRKINEYRSIVKTDPDTPLSQLAMFKLATTFYEKAEYKKCICILEEMMKRYPRSSLFENVLYLLEKALLKQLEVYTSQNSYIKLINFYLNKKQFFLKVKNPHCFLYLGNAFKEMRLYDQAINVYHMADNLFWDDGKKDEWLFSLGYLYFKKHSYNLAKEKFQELISSYPKSEYKKQALLYLGKSFYFLGDYNKAKKLLSKVIKTSKASFDLFESYFYLGEIFLTQGKYLKALNLYKKAINIGGDSKSLSFIFYNMGKCYLGLNKEKKAMEAFNQVQDGLLKKIVNIVISQIDINHKLRELNETSKFIK, translated from the coding sequence ATGCCAATAGGGGAGCATAATACATCTCACAGCCCAGAGGCTGGGAGATTATATAACTCAGGTATTTCTTTTTTTAAAAAAAATGATTACCAAAGTGCACTTAATAGTTTAAATCAGTTAACTCAAACCTTTCCTGATTCAAAATATGTGGCTTCTGCCTATTTTCATTTAGCCCTGATTTATTCAAAAATGAAAGGATATTCCTCCGAAGCTATAGCATATTTTGATTTATTAAATAAGTATTATCCAAACAGCTTCTATGCTTCTTTATCTTATTTTTATAAAGGAAAGCTTTTTTATAAAAAGGAAAAATTTAAAGAAGCCAAAGAGATGTTTGAGAAGTTCATTAAATGTTCTCCAAAAAGCAAAGAGTTAAAAGAGGCAAAAATTTTTTTGGCAAAGACTCTTTTTAAAATGGGCTGGCATCGGCAAGCCAAAAAGGTCTTTTTGGAAATAGAAAAAAAATATCCCGATTTTTACATAGAAGACCCTGAGGCATTATATTTGATGGGAGAAAATTATTTTTTATTAAAAAAATATAAAAAGGCAATAACTTGTTTGTTTCATGTGCTAAATGTTTATCCTCAAATTAAAGAAAAAGATGTGATTCTGGCACGTATTGCAGACTGTTATAATTATCAAGGTCAGAAAAGTGCAAGCATAAAGTTATTTAAACTTACAGAAAAACTTTACCCTAAAACTGAAGGTGGATTGATTGCTAAAATACGCTTGTTAGAAAAGGCAGATACGGTTAGGAAAATAAATGAATATAGAAGTATTGTAAAAACAGACCCCGATACTCCATTATCTCAATTAGCCATGTTTAAACTGGCTACTACATTTTATGAAAAAGCAGAATATAAAAAGTGTATTTGTATTTTAGAAGAAATGATGAAAAGATATCCCAGGAGTTCTCTTTTTGAAAATGTCTTATATCTTTTAGAAAAGGCATTGTTAAAACAATTAGAAGTTTATACTTCGCAAAACTCGTATATAAAACTTATAAATTTTTATTTAAACAAAAAACAGTTTTTTTTAAAGGTGAAAAATCCACATTGTTTTTTATATCTAGGAAATGCATTTAAAGAAATGAGATTATATGACCAAGCAATCAATGTATATCATATGGCAGATAACCTTTTTTGGGATGACGGAAAAAAGGATGAATGGTTATTTTCTTTAGGTTATTTATATTTTAAGAAACATTCTTATAATTTGGCAAAAGAAAAATTTCAAGAGCTTATTTCCTCTTATCCTAAATCAGAATATAAAAAACAGGCATTATTATATTTAGGAAAATCTTTTTATTTTTTAGGAGATTATAATAAGGCTAAAAAACTTCTATCTAAGGTTATAAAAACTTCTAAAGCTTCTTTTGATTTATTTGAATCCTATTTTTATTTAGGAGAAATTTTTTTAACTCAGGGGAAATATCTCAAAGCCCTTAATCTCTATAAAAAGGCTATTAACATAGGCGGAGATAGCAAAAGTCTTTCCTTTATATTTTATAACATGGGGAAGTGTTACTTGGGTTTAAATAAAGAAAAAAAGGCTATGGAGGCATTTAACCAAGTTCAGGATGGTCTGTTAAAGAAAATAGTAAATATTGTGATTAGCCAAATTGATATTAACCATAAGTTAAGGGAGTTAAATGAAACATCTAAATTTATTAAATAA
- a CDS encoding two-component system sensor histidine kinase NtrB encodes MKHLNLLNKAFLNFNQAAIKLKDSYEKLQAKVGELNLELEEKNRCLQASLKENEDIKNYLKSILESLPCGVIALDAEKNVLTFNRKAQSIIGIPAEEMKGSFCAILTSRLGIPVRDVESFLNAKTISNFEARIKKDYSTAYISLNITALENSKNDRNSVVVIQDITRLKRLEIQAQRNSKLIAIGKMAAKMAHEIRNPLGSIEIFASVLRKELSGESKKMADYICSAVKNLNHIVCNYLFFSRFPKARLKKMDIHKCLDDTINSIWFVKRDVKITKKYQASKHFINGDHELLKQASFNIILNSIQAIKTNGIITIETHNHFNEETWIEIKFIDNGEGISENDIDKIFDPFFTTKEKGTGLGLSIVHNIIDSHQGTIQVESTKGQGTAFSIMLPVFEE; translated from the coding sequence ATGAAACATCTAAATTTATTAAATAAGGCATTTTTGAATTTTAATCAAGCTGCAATTAAACTGAAAGACTCTTATGAAAAATTACAGGCCAAGGTTGGAGAACTTAACTTAGAATTAGAGGAAAAAAATAGGTGTTTGCAAGCCAGTCTTAAGGAAAATGAAGATATAAAAAATTATCTTAAAAGTATTTTAGAAAGTTTACCTTGTGGGGTGATAGCTCTTGATGCAGAAAAAAATGTCTTAACTTTTAATAGGAAAGCACAATCCATTATAGGGATTCCAGCAGAGGAGATGAAGGGAAGTTTTTGTGCTATTTTAACCTCTCGGTTAGGTATACCTGTTAGAGATGTAGAATCCTTTTTAAATGCTAAGACTATAAGCAATTTTGAAGCAAGAATTAAAAAGGATTATTCCACTGCTTATATTTCTTTAAATATTACTGCCTTAGAAAATAGCAAAAATGATAGGAACTCTGTGGTAGTTATCCAGGACATTACAAGACTAAAAAGGTTAGAGATTCAGGCGCAGAGAAATAGTAAATTAATTGCCATTGGTAAGATGGCAGCAAAAATGGCTCATGAAATTAGAAACCCATTAGGCAGTATAGAGATATTTGCTTCTGTTTTAAGGAAAGAGCTTTCTGGAGAGAGTAAAAAAATGGCAGATTATATTTGTTCTGCTGTTAAGAATTTAAATCACATAGTATGTAATTACCTGTTTTTCTCAAGATTTCCTAAAGCTAGATTGAAAAAGATGGATATTCATAAGTGTCTAGATGATACTATTAATTCTATATGGTTTGTGAAAAGGGATGTAAAAATAACTAAAAAATATCAAGCAAGTAAGCATTTTATAAATGGAGACCATGAACTTTTAAAGCAGGCCAGCTTTAATATTATTTTAAACTCCATTCAGGCTATAAAAACAAACGGTATTATCACTATTGAAACTCATAACCATTTTAATGAAGAGACATGGATAGAAATAAAATTTATAGATAATGGAGAGGGTATTTCTGAAAATGATATAGATAAAATATTTGACCCTTTTTTTACTACCAAAGAAAAGGGCACTGGCTTGGGTTTATCTATTGTTCACAACATTATTGATTCTCATCAGGGAACCATACAAGTAGAAAGCACTAAAGGTCAAGGAACTGCGTTTTCTATCATGCTTCCAGTTTTTGAGGAGTAA
- a CDS encoding sigma-54-dependent transcriptional regulator, which produces MKKHILVIDDDKNMRLALSEALSKSHYMVSLAGSGLEAIKKSKNNHIDVVICDVKLPDIDGISVLDRIKKEKPAIPVILITGYGTIENAVEAMKKGAFDYVLKPFPIESIERIINKALNITIDRGHSKIITQDKKMLDLLNMAKNIAKTKATVFIQGESGTGKELLARYIHNHSQRREKPFMAVNCAAIPENLLESELFGYEKGAFTGAMKRKLGKFELANHGTLLLDEVTEMKPTLQAKLLRVLQESQIDRVGGESSISVDVRIIATTNQDVYKMIEQGKFREDLFFRLNVISLKIPPLRKRPSDIELLSKYFLEKYSTISEKKVTGISEEAIKLLKKRKWKGNVRELENAIERAVLLTQKSVLTPEDFSFDRDICNETIYEPLSSLKEMEKKLIAQALKETEGNRTRAAKILGISVRTLRNKLNEYKDLA; this is translated from the coding sequence ATGAAAAAACATATTTTAGTCATAGATGATGATAAAAATATGCGATTGGCCTTATCTGAGGCATTAAGCAAATCTCATTATATGGTGAGTTTGGCTGGAAGCGGTTTAGAAGCCATTAAGAAATCAAAAAACAACCACATTGATGTAGTAATATGTGATGTAAAATTGCCTGACATAGATGGAATTAGTGTTCTAGACAGAATAAAAAAAGAAAAACCTGCCATACCTGTTATTTTGATCACTGGTTATGGAACTATAGAAAATGCTGTAGAAGCCATGAAAAAAGGTGCCTTTGATTATGTCTTAAAGCCATTTCCCATTGAGAGTATTGAGAGGATTATAAATAAGGCATTGAATATCACCATTGATAGAGGTCACTCAAAAATCATTACTCAAGATAAAAAAATGCTGGATCTATTAAATATGGCAAAAAATATAGCTAAAACTAAAGCTACTGTTTTTATTCAAGGTGAGAGCGGGACTGGGAAGGAACTACTTGCCAGATATATTCATAATCACAGTCAAAGGAGAGAGAAGCCCTTTATGGCAGTCAATTGTGCAGCAATTCCAGAAAATCTACTTGAAAGTGAATTATTTGGTTATGAAAAAGGAGCATTCACCGGTGCTATGAAACGTAAACTAGGAAAATTTGAATTGGCAAATCATGGGACACTCCTATTAGATGAAGTAACTGAGATGAAACCCACTCTTCAGGCCAAACTTTTGCGAGTGCTTCAGGAAAGCCAGATTGATAGAGTGGGAGGAGAATCATCTATATCCGTAGATGTGAGAATAATAGCTACTACCAATCAAGATGTATATAAAATGATAGAACAAGGCAAATTTCGAGAAGATTTGTTTTTTAGGCTTAATGTGATTTCACTTAAGATACCCCCTTTAAGAAAAAGACCATCAGATATTGAACTCCTTTCCAAATATTTCTTGGAAAAATATAGCACTATTTCTGAAAAAAAGGTTACTGGAATTTCTGAAGAAGCTATTAAATTGCTTAAAAAGAGAAAATGGAAGGGAAACGTAAGGGAATTGGAAAATGCCATTGAAAGGGCAGTATTGCTAACTCAAAAATCAGTATTAACCCCTGAAGATTTCTCTTTTGACAGAGATATATGCAATGAGACAATCTATGAACCATTATCTTCTCTTAAAGAGATGGAAAAAAAATTAATTGCCCAGGCCTTAAAGGAGACAGAAGGAAATCGCACTAGGGCAGCCAAAATATTGGGAATTAGTGTAAGAACTTTGAGGAATAAATTAAATGAATACAAGGATTTGGCATAA
- the flgB gene encoding flagellar basal body rod protein FlgB: MFLKGLFDKTTFLLEKALDVRLKQHNVIASNIANIDTPHYRPKEISFERELKNALSSKTYLKTTHPSHFSVNTISYKTETVFKDGLYNRQRGLDTSDIDKMMADLAKNHLMYLMTIQMLKKKFNGLKNAIIEGGK; this comes from the coding sequence ATGTTTTTAAAAGGGTTATTTGATAAAACCACCTTTCTTTTAGAAAAGGCGTTAGATGTCAGGCTAAAACAACATAATGTTATTGCTTCTAATATTGCTAATATAGATACCCCACACTATAGACCAAAGGAAATTTCCTTTGAAAGGGAACTAAAAAATGCATTATCTTCAAAGACTTATTTAAAGACCACCCATCCGAGCCATTTTTCAGTAAACACTATAAGCTATAAAACAGAAACAGTATTCAAAGATGGCTTATATAATAGACAAAGAGGTTTAGACACTAGTGATATAGATAAAATGATGGCTGATTTGGCTAAAAATCACCTTATGTATCTAATGACTATTCAGATGTTAAAAAAGAAATTTAATGGTTTGAAAAATGCTATTATAGAAGGAGGAAAATAA
- the flgC gene encoding flagellar basal body rod protein FlgC, with translation MDFMTALEVSASGLNAQRIRMNIAAMNLANIHTTRTKSGGPYRRKSVIFEAVPVHNPFDRVLQASMLMPGYSRQGSLFSESPTGVHVVDIVNDNRAFKKIFEPSHPDADKDGYVMLPNINVIEEMVNMLMASRSYEANITAFQATKNMILKAIEIIK, from the coding sequence ATGGACTTTATGACTGCTTTAGAAGTGAGTGCCTCGGGCCTTAACGCCCAAAGGATTAGGATGAATATTGCTGCTATGAACTTGGCTAATATTCATACCACAAGGACTAAAAGTGGTGGCCCATATCGTCGAAAATCAGTAATATTTGAGGCAGTGCCTGTGCATAATCCATTTGATAGGGTATTACAGGCCTCCATGTTAATGCCTGGGTATAGCCGGCAGGGAAGTCTTTTTTCTGAATCACCTACGGGGGTGCATGTAGTGGATATTGTTAATGATAACCGTGCATTTAAAAAAATATTTGAGCCTTCTCATCCTGATGCAGACAAAGATGGTTATGTAATGCTGCCCAATATCAATGTTATTGAAGAGATGGTAAATATGTTAATGGCCTCTCGTTCTTATGAAGCTAATATCACTGCATTTCAAGCCACAAAAAATATGATTTTAAAGGCCATAGAGATTATAAAGTAG
- the fliE gene encoding flagellar hook-basal body complex protein FliE has protein sequence MENIKPLNGIPDIIHKGMKKTEPKKTDFSQMIKNAMKEINTLQIKADKAIEALATGESKNIHQTMIAIEKADISFKMMMQVRNKLLEAYKEIMHMQF, from the coding sequence ATGGAAAATATAAAGCCTTTGAATGGAATTCCCGATATTATTCACAAAGGCATGAAAAAAACAGAACCCAAGAAAACCGATTTTTCTCAGATGATTAAGAATGCCATGAAAGAAATAAATACTCTTCAGATAAAAGCTGACAAGGCTATAGAAGCATTGGCTACAGGAGAATCTAAAAATATTCACCAGACCATGATTGCTATAGAAAAGGCAGATATATCTTTCAAAATGATGATGCAAGTGAGAAACAAATTGTTAGAGGCATACAAAGAAATTATGCATATGCAATTTTAA
- the fliF gene encoding flagellar basal-body MS-ring/collar protein FliF, with protein sequence MRDFLQQIKKIFFSLSKTKRIIFISLIGTTFLCSFLVFLWINKPNLKILYSNLDPEDAKAILAKLKEQKIPYKISGNTILVPEQKVYELRLSMAGKGVVKGFELFDNIKIGQTEFAQKINYERALQGELTRTIAYLPQVEDVRVHIVRPEESLFIEDQKKATASIMLKIKPGMTLKPQEVRGIAYLVAGAVEGLEPENITILDNSGKILYLKNTQDDIGQLTNSQLEYQRNVEKNLEKKIETMLNRIVGVGKAIARVRADIDFKQINTVEENYDPYSAVPRSKVVTKESLKGETPVPLGKPEIEYEAEKVKTNRYNPQAISRNSETVNYEINKVTNRIIDSVGEIKKLSVAVVVDEKQIKGTEEIEKIKNLVKAAVGFNEDRGDQVEVTSINFAFPEWEKLPSMKGEGLKEYIKKGYKPLVATIFLLLLFLFFIRPLVKWLTTTPLSLEKPKEIPVEKPIELEKIKETETDEDIYQLVKKKPDKSLEIIKEWLKESG encoded by the coding sequence ATGAGAGACTTCTTACAGCAAATAAAAAAAATCTTTTTTTCCTTGTCTAAAACCAAAAGAATTATCTTTATTTCCCTGATAGGCACAACATTTTTGTGTTCTTTTCTTGTTTTTTTATGGATAAATAAGCCTAATTTAAAGATACTTTATTCTAATCTAGACCCCGAAGATGCCAAAGCCATATTAGCTAAACTAAAGGAACAAAAAATACCTTATAAAATTTCTGGAAATACTATTTTGGTGCCTGAACAAAAGGTTTATGAATTGAGGCTAAGTATGGCTGGCAAGGGAGTTGTTAAAGGATTTGAATTATTTGATAATATTAAAATAGGTCAGACAGAATTTGCTCAAAAAATAAATTACGAAAGGGCGCTTCAGGGAGAACTGACAAGAACCATAGCTTATCTTCCTCAAGTAGAGGATGTTCGTGTGCATATTGTGAGACCTGAAGAATCTTTATTTATTGAGGATCAAAAAAAGGCCACTGCTTCCATAATGCTCAAAATAAAACCAGGAATGACATTAAAACCTCAAGAAGTTAGAGGAATTGCATATCTTGTAGCTGGTGCAGTTGAGGGATTAGAACCAGAAAATATCACTATATTGGATAATTCTGGGAAGATTCTTTATTTAAAAAATACACAGGATGATATTGGACAATTAACTAATTCTCAACTGGAATATCAAAGGAATGTAGAGAAAAACTTAGAGAAAAAGATTGAGACTATGCTGAATAGGATAGTAGGAGTGGGAAAGGCTATAGCCCGTGTTCGTGCAGATATTGATTTTAAACAGATAAATACGGTTGAAGAAAACTATGACCCTTATAGTGCTGTGCCTAGAAGCAAAGTAGTTACAAAAGAGAGTTTAAAAGGAGAAACTCCTGTGCCTTTGGGAAAACCTGAGATAGAATATGAAGCTGAAAAAGTTAAAACAAACCGCTATAACCCCCAGGCTATATCTCGGAATAGTGAGACGGTAAATTATGAAATTAATAAAGTAACAAATAGAATTATAGATAGTGTAGGAGAGATCAAGAAATTATCCGTAGCAGTGGTGGTTGATGAAAAACAGATTAAAGGTACTGAAGAGATAGAAAAGATTAAGAATTTGGTAAAAGCAGCAGTAGGCTTTAATGAAGATAGGGGAGACCAGGTTGAGGTAACTAGTATAAATTTTGCTTTCCCAGAATGGGAAAAACTGCCTTCTATGAAAGGAGAAGGATTAAAAGAATATATAAAGAAGGGATACAAACCTTTAGTAGCCACAATATTTTTATTATTATTATTTTTATTTTTTATAAGACCTCTGGTCAAGTGGCTTACTACCACTCCTTTGTCGTTAGAAAAACCAAAGGAAATTCCTGTTGAAAAACCTATAGAGCTTGAAAAGATTAAAGAAACTGAAACCGATGAAGATATATACCAACTGGTTAAAAAGAAACCAGATAAATCTTTAGAGATTATTAAAGAGTGGTTAAAAGAAAGTGGATAG
- the fliG gene encoding flagellar motor switch protein FliG, translating into MDSAKDRKLKGPEKAAIFLFSLGEELAAQFIKELSPEEIKRLSDYMKKVEVSPELFKEVNKEIKQKLSLPIEGKNFIKNVISKAVGEKEAEYILGKESDFLRKINEINPDILVNFLRHENPQTIAFIVSNLKPENASTILANLPNGVKTEVILRMAQLDTVSVDIIKSIDEVLKEEIFKKEVISEVRKVGGLEKVAEILNRVEHSTQQSILEEIEKTNPELASEIKKKMFVFDDLVNIEDRGMQILLKHIKMEDLVLALKTASDALKDKIFKNVSERVSEMIKEDLEIMGAVRLSEVEKAQQTIIDTAKLLESEGKLVIPKKGEEEVFV; encoded by the coding sequence GTGGATAGCGCTAAAGACAGAAAATTAAAGGGTCCAGAAAAGGCAGCTATCTTTCTATTCTCCTTGGGAGAAGAATTGGCAGCTCAATTTATTAAAGAACTTTCTCCAGAGGAGATAAAAAGGCTCTCAGATTATATGAAAAAAGTGGAAGTTTCTCCTGAGCTATTTAAAGAAGTTAATAAAGAAATTAAACAAAAACTCTCTTTGCCCATAGAAGGAAAGAATTTTATTAAAAATGTGATTTCAAAGGCTGTAGGAGAGAAGGAAGCAGAGTATATTTTAGGTAAAGAATCCGATTTTCTTAGAAAAATTAACGAGATAAATCCTGATATTTTGGTAAATTTTTTAAGGCACGAGAATCCCCAGACCATTGCTTTTATTGTGTCAAATTTAAAGCCAGAAAACGCTTCCACAATACTGGCCAATCTTCCAAATGGTGTTAAGACTGAAGTAATTTTAAGGATGGCACAACTGGATACAGTTTCTGTTGATATTATAAAGAGTATTGATGAAGTATTGAAAGAAGAAATTTTTAAAAAGGAGGTTATTTCTGAGGTCCGCAAGGTGGGAGGTTTAGAAAAAGTAGCAGAGATATTAAATAGAGTTGAACACTCCACCCAACAGTCTATACTTGAAGAAATAGAAAAAACAAATCCTGAGTTGGCTTCAGAGATAAAGAAAAAGATGTTTGTTTTTGATGATTTAGTAAACATAGAAGATAGAGGAATGCAAATACTCCTCAAACACATAAAAATGGAGGATTTGGTCCTAGCTTTAAAGACTGCATCTGATGCTTTAAAGGATAAGATTTTTAAGAATGTATCTGAGCGAGTGTCAGAAATGATTAAAGAAGACCTAGAGATAATGGGAGCGGTTAGGTTGAGTGAGGTAGAGAAGGCTCAACAAACAATAATTGACACTGCTAAACTTTTGGAAAGTGAAGGAAAATTAGTAATTCCTAAAAAAGGAGAGGAGGAGGTATTTGTCTGA
- a CDS encoding FliH/SctL family protein: protein MSDHIKPFILPEISKDRLFTQDSFIFKQKKQEIEYLLGKARKEAEIIKKKAYEEGFIRGKNEGLELEKKRLSEIAHNLINGLSEINYLKEKMVKQLEKNMIILIKEISKKVILNETFTNKEIVKNLIKQALQQLIDKTHVDIKVSPQEFEYLLKFKKNFLEEVEGLKHINIIKEKKVKPGGFIIETDTEILDGRIEKRLENIFKAIEEQSEMIRNESK from the coding sequence TTGTCTGACCATATTAAACCCTTTATTCTCCCAGAGATTTCAAAAGACCGTTTATTTACACAAGATTCTTTTATTTTTAAACAAAAAAAACAAGAAATAGAATATCTTTTGGGAAAAGCAAGAAAAGAGGCCGAAATAATAAAAAAGAAGGCTTATGAAGAAGGATTTATTAGGGGTAAAAATGAGGGCTTAGAATTAGAAAAAAAGAGACTTTCTGAAATAGCTCATAACCTTATAAATGGATTGTCTGAGATAAATTACTTAAAGGAAAAAATGGTTAAGCAATTAGAAAAAAACATGATAATACTCATTAAGGAAATTTCTAAAAAAGTCATATTAAATGAAACTTTTACAAATAAAGAGATTGTAAAAAATCTTATTAAACAGGCACTGCAACAATTAATAGATAAAACTCATGTAGATATAAAGGTCAGTCCACAAGAATTTGAATATTTATTAAAATTTAAAAAAAATTTTTTGGAAGAAGTTGAAGGGTTAAAACACATAAATATTATTAAGGAAAAAAAAGTTAAACCAGGTGGTTTTATTATTGAAACAGATACTGAAATTTTAGATGGAAGAATAGAAAAAAGGTTAGAGAATATTTTTAAGGCCATAGAAGAGCAAAGCGAAATGATAAGGAATGAATCTAAATAA